The Cloeon dipterum chromosome 3, ieCloDipt1.1, whole genome shotgun sequence genome includes a region encoding these proteins:
- the LOC135940253 gene encoding serine/threonine-protein kinase 16 isoform X1: protein MDAISDALAVVASCFSCGRRQSLTIDGHTVVVRKRLATGGFSVIDLVEEESTGRLLALKRIACHGSQDEAAALREVDVHKQVRHPNLIELVGHRLLTLRGAQLGPTSELQLLLPYYERGSLAYELERRQQGGNHLSENLLLALFRQVAEALKAMHQAGISHRDVKPHNVLLSDDFSAILMDLGSATTAKVQVCGTNDACRLQDEAAEKSSMPYRAPELFNVDSYCTIDQRTDVWSLGCLMYAMAFYKSPFDVVYERGDSVALAVLSGNIEIPEGSNYSQGLHDLMLSMLRVNASERPFIDDILKTVAQLQTAAQNKV from the exons ATGGATGCGATTTCGGACGCGTTGGCCGTTGTGGCCTCCTGTTTTTCGTGTGGCCGCCGACAGAGTTTGACAATCGATGGCCACACAGTGGTAGTTCGTAAAAGACTGGCAACTGG aGGCTTTAGTGTCATTGACCTAGTGGAGGAGGAGTCGACAGGGCGACTGCTAGCCCTTAAAAGAATTGCCTGCCATGGCTCTCAGGACGAGGCAGCAGCTTTGCGAGAGGTGGACGTGCACAAGCAGGTCCGTCATCCAAACCTGATCGAGTTGGTGGGCCACCGGTTGTTGACCCTCCGAGGGGCACAATTGGGGCCCACAAGCGAGCTGCAACTCCTGCTGCCCTATTACGAAAGAGGATCCTTGGCCTATGAACTGGAGAGGCGACAGCAAGGTGGCAACCACCTGAGCGAGAACCTCCTGCTGGCCCTCTTCAGACAAGTGGCCGAGGCGCTGAAGGCAATGCACCAGGCTGGAATTTCCCACAGAGACGTGAAACCTCACAATGTGCTGCTGTCTGACGACTTCAGTGCCATTCTCATGGACCTTGGTTCGGCCACAACGGCTAAAGTTCAG GTGTGTGGAACAAACGACGCGTGCAGACTCCAAGACGAAGCAGCGGAAAAAAGTTCCATGCCATATAGAGCCCCTGAACTGTTCAATGTTGATTCGTATTGTACTATTGACCAAAGGACTGATGTTTGG tctcttgGTTGCCTGATGTACGCAATGGCGTTCTACAAGTCGCCGTTTGACGTGGTGTATGAAAGAGGGGATTCCGTGGCTCTTGCTGTTTTGAGCGGCAACATTGAAATTCCTGAAGGATCGAACTACTCGCAAGGCCTACATGACCTTATGCTGTCGATGCTGAGGGTTAACGCTTCAGAGAGACCATTCATTGACGATATTTTAAAGACCGTGGCGCAGCTCCAAACTGCAGCCCAAAACAAAGTGTGA
- the LOC135940253 gene encoding serine/threonine-protein kinase 16 isoform X2: MEGRYSESPPTNSRHTSDARDLSSLTSSNLSNRGFSVIDLVEEESTGRLLALKRIACHGSQDEAAALREVDVHKQVRHPNLIELVGHRLLTLRGAQLGPTSELQLLLPYYERGSLAYELERRQQGGNHLSENLLLALFRQVAEALKAMHQAGISHRDVKPHNVLLSDDFSAILMDLGSATTAKVQVCGTNDACRLQDEAAEKSSMPYRAPELFNVDSYCTIDQRTDVWSLGCLMYAMAFYKSPFDVVYERGDSVALAVLSGNIEIPEGSNYSQGLHDLMLSMLRVNASERPFIDDILKTVAQLQTAAQNKV; the protein is encoded by the exons ATGGAGGGGCGATACTCGGAATCGCCGCCGACCAATTCTCGGCACACGAGCGATGCGCGAGATCTTTCATCTCTCACCAGCTCCAACCTCTCAAATCG aGGCTTTAGTGTCATTGACCTAGTGGAGGAGGAGTCGACAGGGCGACTGCTAGCCCTTAAAAGAATTGCCTGCCATGGCTCTCAGGACGAGGCAGCAGCTTTGCGAGAGGTGGACGTGCACAAGCAGGTCCGTCATCCAAACCTGATCGAGTTGGTGGGCCACCGGTTGTTGACCCTCCGAGGGGCACAATTGGGGCCCACAAGCGAGCTGCAACTCCTGCTGCCCTATTACGAAAGAGGATCCTTGGCCTATGAACTGGAGAGGCGACAGCAAGGTGGCAACCACCTGAGCGAGAACCTCCTGCTGGCCCTCTTCAGACAAGTGGCCGAGGCGCTGAAGGCAATGCACCAGGCTGGAATTTCCCACAGAGACGTGAAACCTCACAATGTGCTGCTGTCTGACGACTTCAGTGCCATTCTCATGGACCTTGGTTCGGCCACAACGGCTAAAGTTCAG GTGTGTGGAACAAACGACGCGTGCAGACTCCAAGACGAAGCAGCGGAAAAAAGTTCCATGCCATATAGAGCCCCTGAACTGTTCAATGTTGATTCGTATTGTACTATTGACCAAAGGACTGATGTTTGG tctcttgGTTGCCTGATGTACGCAATGGCGTTCTACAAGTCGCCGTTTGACGTGGTGTATGAAAGAGGGGATTCCGTGGCTCTTGCTGTTTTGAGCGGCAACATTGAAATTCCTGAAGGATCGAACTACTCGCAAGGCCTACATGACCTTATGCTGTCGATGCTGAGGGTTAACGCTTCAGAGAGACCATTCATTGACGATATTTTAAAGACCGTGGCGCAGCTCCAAACTGCAGCCCAAAACAAAGTGTGA
- the Dph5 gene encoding diphthine methyl ester synthase: MLYVVGLGLGDAKDITVKGLEAVRQADRVILEAYTSILTIGREALEEYYGKPVEVADRDAVEQGAAEMLEAAKSSNVAFLVVGDPFGATTHADLVLRARNEGVPVQVIHNASIMNAVACCGLQLYHFGETVSIPFWTETWKPDSFYEKIIKNKSRGLHTLCLLDIQVKEPTPESITKKVKQYLPPRFMSVAQASVQLLKIVEDDCEKVITEDNLIVGLARVGSDSQKIMAGSLKMMSASDLGPPLHCLIVPGELHPLETEYLEQYLVK, from the exons ATGCTGTACGTCGTGGGACTGGGACTTGGGGACGCAAAGGACATCACTGTCAAGGGCCTAGAGGCCGTAAGACAAGCTGACCGAGTTATTCTTGAAGCTTATACTTCTATCCTCACTATCGGCAGAGAAGCTTTG GAGGAATATTATGGAAAGCCTGTGGAGGTAGCAGATAGAGATGCTGTGGAGCAAGGTGCGGCTGAAATGCTGGAGGCAGCAAAGTCTTCAAACGTTGCGTTCCTGGTAGTCGGCGACCCCTTCGGAGCCACAACTCATGCTGACCTGGTGCTGAGGGCTCGCAACGAAGGGGTGCCTGTCCAGGTCATTCATAACGCCAGCATCATGAACGCAGTGGCCTGTTGTGGTCTGCAGCTCTACCACTTTGGAGAAACTGTTTCTATTCCATTCTGGACGGAAACTTGGAAACCAGACAGTTTCTAtgagaaaatcataaaaaataagtcaaGAGGACTGCACACACTTTGTTTGCTTG ACATCCAGGTTAAAGAGCCCACTCCGGAGAGCATTACTAAGAAAGTAAAGCAATACCTTCCTCCTCGGTTTATGTCTGTGGCTCAAGCAAGTGTACAGCtactgaaaattgttgaagatGACTGTGAGAAAg TGATAACTGAAGACAATTTGATCGTTGGACTCGCAAGGGTTGGATCAGACTCCCAGAAGATCATGGCTGGTTCCTTGAAGATGATGTCTGCGAGTGATTTGGGGCCACCTTTACATTGTTTAATAGTGCCTGGGGAACTGCATCCACTGGAAACTGAATACTTGGAACAGTATCTTGTCAAATAA